A region of Numida meleagris isolate 19003 breed g44 Domestic line chromosome 26, NumMel1.0, whole genome shotgun sequence DNA encodes the following proteins:
- the EIF1 gene encoding eukaryotic translation initiation factor 1: MSAIQNLQPFDPFADASKGDDLLPAGTEDYIHIRIQQRNGRKTLTTVQGIADDYDKKKLVKAFKKKFACNGTVIEHPEYGEVIQLQGDQRKNICQFLVEIGLAKDDQLKVHGF; the protein is encoded by the exons ATGTCCGCTATCCAGAACCTCCAACCCTTCG ACCCCTTTGCTGATGCAAGTAAGGGTGATGACCTGCTTCCTGCCGGCACTGAGGACTACATCCATATAAGGATCCAGCAGCGGAACGGCAGGAAGACCCTCACCACTGTCCAGGGCATCGCGGATGATTACGATAAAAAGAAACTGGTGAAGGCTTTCAAGAAG AAATTTGCCTGCAATGGTACTGTGATCGAGCACCCTGAGTATGGAGAAGTGATTCAGCTGCAGGGCGACCAGCGCAAGAACATCTGCCAGTTCCTTGTCGAG attgGACTGGCCAAAGACGACCAGCTGAAAGTCCATGGGTTTTAA
- the LOC110388643 gene encoding gastrin/cholecystokinin-like peptide gives MKTKVCLGLGLLLSVAVSACLCRPAAKAPGGSHRAPPSLARREWPEPPSPEQQHLLSRFLPHVFAEQSKGFVQGNGEAEALHDHFYPDWMDFGRRSTGDEADAA, from the exons ATGAAGACGAAGGTTTGCCTCGGCCTCGGCCTGCTCCTCAGCGTGGCGGTGAGCGCCTGCCTGTGCCGGCCGGCAGCGAAGGCACCGGGGGGCTCCCACCGCGCCCCCCCCAGCCTGGCCCGGCGGGAGTGGCCCGAGCCCCCGTCCCcggagcagcagcacctcctcTCCCGCTTTCTACCCCACGTCTTCGCAG agcagagcaaaggctTCGTGCAGGGGAACGGGGAGGCAGAGGCCCTGCACGACCACTTCTACCCCGACTGGATGGACTTCGGCCGCCGGAGCACCGGGGATGAGGCCGATGCCGCGTAG
- the HAP1 gene encoding huntingtin-associated protein 1, which translates to MEIWSSPAAYDELNGNAERGGGADPIARELEEVLCTERAVRITKTYHDIDAVTNLLDEKERDLELAARIGQSLLKQNRSLTERNELLEEQLELAKEEIAQLRHEVSMRDDLLHFYTTTTEESEPTSAPIMPLRRNESSLSLQEYFQYDALQQKLRCLEEENQKLRLEATTIVTETSRYEDQEQQLMIDCVEQFSAASQQVACLSDELARKAEDTARQQEEISQLLAQVVELQQKCRTYGAEVEELQQHLAAAKEVQQQLRTELRDLQDKYTECGGMLQEAQEEVKSLRSRSLPNSTVSRYGASSSLLPLESLAAEIKGTMRKGTDSSSDYRSCLRVFETVKAVNHAAKARSSSASPQHTPGSKQTSAAPSEGGNTPHPGPEGAQTVGPRAAPGRQDLEAAVQRLSVQQQCHSSEERSFFEAEPWRLQDEDGSSGILTPNGSVVSASTACSGGSEHTAASGFSLGSLSFLPDKLQIVKPLEGSVTLHHWQQLAQPNLGGILVPRPGVLTKDFRPLDIDLEEVYSLTDLEEDEVEAASFQLLPTSTPIKAMERPGVFLSANNLPQTPSTFTITTCHILHPTTELTTVMPSLHHTVVPSCGPFEGLNRSPPSSQPSCPALAHSPAPPGPPLGLVRLLLLRGINAVVSPAPSRRVPPLLPQTCPAVGGEQGPSPRSSIFSGNLVQKLLRLGLHRVVARGERSYEHGERREQRDAPT; encoded by the exons ATGGAGATCTGGAGCAGCCCCGCCGCTTACGACGAGCTGAACGGGAACgcggagcgcggcggcggcgcggaCCCCATCGCCCGAGAGCTGGAGGAAG TGCTGTGCACCGAGCGGGCCGTGCGGATCACCAAGACGTACCACGACATCGATGCTGTCACCAACCTACTGGATGAG AAAGAGAGGGACCTGGAGCTGGCGGCGCGCATCGGGCAGTCCCTGCTGAAGCAGAACCGCAGCCTGACAGAGCGCaatgagctgctggaggagcagctggagctggccaAGGAGGAG ATCGCACAGCTGCGCCACGAGGTCTCCATGCGGGACGATCTGCTCCACTTCTACACCACCACCACTGAGGAGAGTGAGCCCACCTCTGCCCCCATCATGCC GCTGCGCCGGAACGAGTCCTCGCTGTCCCTGCAGGAGTACTTCCAGTACgatgctctgcagcagaagctCCGGTGCCTGGAGGAGGAGAACCAGAAGCTTCGCCTGGAG GCCACCACCATTGTGACCGAGACCAGCCGGTACGAGgaccaggagcagcagctgatgaTCGACTGTGTGGAACAGTTCT ctgcagccagccagcaggtCGCCTGCCTGTCGGACGAGCTGGCCCGTAAGGCCGAGGACACAGCGCGGCAGCAGGAGGAGatcagccagctcctggcacaggtggtggagctgcagcagaagtgcAGAACG TACGGCGCGGAGGTGGAggagctccagcagcatctGGCCGCGGCCAAggaggtgcagcagcagctccggACGGAG CTGCGGGACCTGCAGGACAAGTACACGGAGTGTggtgggatgctgcaggaggCCCAGGAGGAGGTGAAGAGCCTGCGCAGCCGCAGCCTGCCCAACAGCACCGTCAGCCGCTACGGCGcaagcagcagcctcctgccccTG GAATCACTGGCGGCTGAGATCAAGGGGACGATGAGGAAAGGGACGGACTCCTCCTCAGACTACAG GAGCTGTCTGCGCGTTTTTGAGACGGTGAAGGCAGTGAACCACGCGGCCAAGGCCCGGTCGAGCTCCGCGTCCCCCCAGCACACACCTGGCTCCAAGCAGACGTCGGCTGCTCCCTCTGAGGGGGGCAACACCCCTCATCCCGGCCCAGAGGGTGCCCA GACCGTGGGCCCTCGGGCAGCCCCCGGCCGCCAGGACCTGGAGGCGGCGGTGCAGCGGCTGTcggtgcagcagcagtgccactcCTCGGAGGAGCGCTCCTTCTTTGAGGCGGAGCCGTGGCGGCTGCAGGATGAGGACGGCTCCAGCGGGATCCTGACGCCCAACGGCAGCGTCGTGTCCGCCAGCACCGCCTGCTcggggggctctgagcacactgctgcctctggCTTCTCGCTGGGCTCGCTCAGCTTCCTGCCCGACAAGCTGCAGATCGTAAAGCCGCTGGAAG GCTCAGTGACGCTCCAccactggcagcagctggcGCAGCCCAACCTGGGGGGGATCCTGGTGCCGCGTCCCGGGGTGCTCACTAAGGACTTCAGGCCCCTGGACATCGACCTGGAGGAGGTGTACAGCCTCACCGACCTGGAGGAGGACGAGGTGGAGGCCGcctccttccagctgctgcccacCTCCACGCCCATCAAAGCCATGGAGCGCCCCGGGG TGTTCCTCTCTGCTAACAACCTCCCCCAGACCCCGTCCACCTTCACCATCACCACCTGCCACATCCTCCACCCCACCACTGAGCTCACCACGGTGATGCCCAG cctgcatcACACCGTCGTGCCTTCTTGTGGGCCCTTTGAGGGGCTGAACCGCAGCCCCCCCTCTTCGCAGCCGTCCTGCCCAGCGCTGGCACACAGCCCCGCCCCCCCCGGGCCCCCTCTGGGCCTCGTCCGCCTCCTGCTGCTGCGCGGCATCAACGCCGTGGTGTCCCCGGCCCCGTCCAGGAGGGTCCCCCCGCTCCTCCCCCAAACCTGCCCCGCGGTGGGGGGGGAGCAGGGACCCTCACCGCGGAGCAGCATCTTCAGCGGGAACCTCGTGCAGAAGCTGCTGCGCCTGGGGCTGCACCGCGTGGTGGCCCGGGGGGAGCGGTCCTACGAGCACGGGGAGCGCCGGGAGCAGCGCGATGCGCCCACGTGA
- the JUP gene encoding junction plakoglobin has protein sequence MEVMNMMEQPIKVTEWQQTYTYDSGIHSGVNTQVPSVSSKCMGDDDEVYGKQYTIKKTTTTSYCQGGGQGQSQAQADMEAQLAMTRAQRVRAAMYPETVEDRSLLITTQVEGQQTNVQRLAEPSQMLKSAIVHLINYQDDAELATRAIPELTKLLNDEDPVVVSKAAMIVNQLSKKEASRRALMQSSQIVAAVVRTMQNTSDLDTARCTTSILHNLSHHREGLLSIFKSGGIPALVRMLSSPVESVLFYAITTLHNLLLYQEGAKMAVRLADGLQKMVPLLNKNNPKFLAITTDCLQLLAYGNQESKLIILANGGPQALVQIMRSYNYEKLLWTTSRVLKVLSVCPSNKPAIVEAGGMQALGKHLTSSSPRLVQNCLWTLRNLSDVATKQEGLDGVLKILVNQLSSDDVNVLTCATGTLSNLTCNNSKNKTLVTQSNGVEALIHTILRAGDKEDITEPAVCALRHLTSRHPEAEMAQNSVRLNYGIPAIVKLLNQPNQWPLVKATIGLIRNLALCPANHGPLQEAAVIPRLVQLLVKAHQDAQRHVAAGTQQPYTDGVKMEEIVEGCTGALHILARDPMNRMEIFRLNTIPLFVQLLYSPVENIQRVAAGVLCELAQDKEAADAIDAEGASAPLMELLHSRNEGTATYAAAVLFRISEDKNPDYRKRVSVELTNSLFKHDPAAWEAAQSMIPINEPYSDEVDPGYRPMYSGDIPLDPIDMHMDMDGDYPMDAYSDGVRAPFADHMLA, from the exons ATGGAGGTGATGAACATGATGGAGCAGCCCATCAAGGTGACGGAGTGGCAGCAGACCTACACCTACGACTCGGGCATCCACTCGGGCGTCAACACCCAGGTGCCCTCCGTCAGCAGCAAGTGCATGGGGGACGACGACGAGGTGTACGGGAAGCAGTACACCATCAAGAagaccaccaccaccagctACTGCCAGGGCGGGGGCCAGGGCCAGAGCCAAGCGCAAG CCGACATGGAGGCTCAGCTGGCCATGACCCGGGCTCAGCGCGTCCGTGCTGCCATGTACCCTGAGACGGTGGAGGACCGCTCGCTGCTCATCACCACGCAGGTGGAAGGGCAGCAGACCAACGTGCAGCGCCTGGCAGAGCCCTCACAGATGCTGAAGTCGGCCATCGTGCACCTGATCAACTACCAGGACGATGCCGAGCTGGCCACCCGCGCCATCCCAGAGCTCACCAAGCTGCTCAACGACGAGGACCCG GTGGTTGTCAGCAAAGCAGCCATGATTGTGAACCAGCTCTCCAAGAAGGAAGCGTCCCGCCGTGCCCTGATGCAGTCATCGCAGATTGTGGCGGCTGTGGTGCGCACCATGCAGAACACCAGCGACCTGGACACGGCGCGCTGCACCACCAGCATCCTGCACAACCTCTCCCACCACCGCGAGGGTTTGCTCTCCATCTTCAAGTCTGGCGGCATCCCGGCCCTCGTCAGGATGCTCAG CTCACCGGTCGAGTCGGTCCTCTTCTACGCCATCACCACGCTGCACAACCTGCTGCTCTACCAGGAGGGCGCCAAGATGGCCGTGCGCCTGGCCGACGGGCTGCAGAAGATGGTGCCGCTGCTGAACAAGAACAACCCCAAGTTCTTGGCCATCACCACTgactgcctgcagctgctcgCCTACGGGAACCAGGAGAGCAAG CTGATTATTTTGGCCAACGGAGGCCCCCAAGCTCTGGTGCAGATCATGCGCAGCTACAACTACGAGAAGCTGCTGTGGACCACCAGCCGGGTGCTCAAGGTGCTGTCAGTGTGCCCCAGCAACAAGCCCGCCATCGTCGAAGCCG gcggcatgcaggctctggGCAAGCACCTGACCAGCTCCAGCCCCCGGCTGGTGCAGAACTGTCTCTGGACCCTGCGAAACCTCTCCGACGTGGCCACCAAGCAG GAGGGCCTGGATGGAGTCCTCAAGATCCTGGTGAACCAGCTGAGCTCTGACGATGTCAATGTGCTGACCTGCGCCACCGGCACGCTCTCCAACCTGACCTGCAACAACAGCAAGAACAAGACCCTGGTGACACAGTCAAACGGGGTGGAGGCGCTGATCCACACCATCCTGCGGGCGGGCGACAAGGAGGACATCACCGAGCCGGCCGTCTGCGCGCTGCGGCACCTCACCAGCCGGCACCCCGAGGCCGAGATGGCGCAGAACTCCGTGCGGCTCAACTACGGCATCCCCGCCATCGTCAAGCTGCTCAACCAGCCCAACCAGTGGCCGCTGGTCAAG GCCACCATCGGGCTGATCCGCAACCTGGCCCTGTGCCCGGCCAACCATGGCCCGCTGCAGGAGGCGGCCGTCATCCCGCGCctggtgcagctgctggtgAAGGCTCACCAGGACGCGCAGCGTCACGTGGCGGCTGGCACGCAGCAGCCCTACACG GATGGTGTCAAGATGGAGGAGATCGTGGAGGGCTGCACGGGAGCGCTGCACATCCTGGCCCGGGACCCCATGAATCGCATGGAGATCTTCCGGCTCAACACCATTCCCCTTTTTGTGCAG CTCCTCTACTCACCGGTGGAGAACATCCAGCGTGTGGCAGCTGGCGTGCTGTGCGAGCTGGCCCAGGACAAGGAGGCGGCCGATGCCATTGATGCTGAAGGGGCCTCGGCTCCACTCATGGAGCTGCTGCACTCCAGGAATGAGGGAACAG CCACCTACGCGGCCGCTGTGCTCTTCCGCATCTCCGAGGACAAGAACCCTGACTACAGGAAGCGTGTGTCCGTGGAGCTCACCAACTCGCTCTTCAAGCACGACCCTGCGGCGTGGGAGGCG GCTCAGAGCATGATCCCCATCAACGAGCCCTACTCGGACG AGGTGGACCCCGGCTACCGCCCCATGTACTCGGGTGACATCCCGCTGGACCCCATCGACATGCACATGGACATGGACGGAGATTACCCCATGGACGCCTACAGCGACGGCGTCCGCGCGCCCTTCGCCGACCACATGCTCGCCTGA